A single region of the Devosia sp. FJ2-5-3 genome encodes:
- a CDS encoding PLP-dependent aminotransferase family protein, producing MSSQSDELSGVAVHERVANAVVRAIAEGRYRAGDKLPTHRALAREMSVSIGSVTRAIDTLSARGVVSSEVGRGTFVRQQAAPPGEAQGFVDLSINAPPPLVSAGQWAEASALANERALLLPNGGYVDFTGTPAQRAVVANWIGQRRSPMAADDIVLVNGAQQGLHLAFAALKDVVRAVITEGASFPGAIAAAGILGLPVLPVARDDEGPLPDALARLLAETGPAAVYLTPVCQNPMGYETGPARRAELARVVADKGGYIVEDDIYGIYSTKPGPLYRDLVAERTFFVTSFSKSLTPLIRLGVIAPPAAFMASVRRRMRAESWGLPPLTAELGAAMIETGIADAVLPVLRTEALARLEMTRTILGLGAMPMPAGAPHVWLPLDPLRAEQLARRASEAGLRLGAPSTMQVGPEPVGGLRLCIVAPPNRRQLERGLRILARLLVEDEEVLV from the coding sequence ATGTCGAGCCAATCCGACGAACTGAGCGGCGTGGCCGTGCATGAGCGCGTGGCCAATGCAGTCGTGCGCGCCATCGCCGAGGGGCGGTATCGGGCTGGGGACAAGCTGCCGACCCATCGGGCGCTGGCGCGGGAAATGTCGGTGTCCATCGGCAGCGTGACCCGCGCCATCGACACGTTGAGCGCGCGCGGCGTGGTGAGCAGCGAAGTCGGGCGGGGCACATTTGTGCGCCAGCAAGCGGCGCCGCCCGGGGAGGCGCAGGGCTTTGTCGATCTCTCGATCAATGCGCCGCCGCCGCTGGTCAGCGCCGGGCAATGGGCCGAGGCCAGCGCGCTGGCCAATGAGCGGGCGCTGTTGCTGCCCAATGGCGGCTATGTCGATTTTACCGGCACGCCGGCGCAGCGGGCCGTCGTCGCCAATTGGATCGGCCAGCGCCGGTCGCCCATGGCGGCCGATGACATCGTTTTGGTCAACGGCGCCCAGCAGGGGCTGCATCTGGCCTTTGCTGCGCTGAAGGATGTGGTGCGGGCCGTGATCACCGAGGGCGCGAGCTTTCCGGGCGCCATTGCGGCAGCGGGAATTCTCGGCCTGCCGGTATTGCCGGTGGCGCGGGACGACGAAGGGCCCTTGCCCGATGCGCTGGCGCGCCTCCTGGCCGAAACGGGCCCGGCGGCGGTCTATTTGACCCCGGTGTGCCAGAACCCGATGGGCTATGAAACCGGTCCGGCGCGGCGGGCGGAACTGGCTCGGGTGGTGGCGGACAAGGGCGGCTATATCGTCGAGGACGATATTTACGGGATCTATTCGACCAAGCCAGGGCCGCTCTATCGCGATCTCGTGGCCGAGCGGACATTCTTCGTCACGTCTTTTTCCAAGAGCCTGACGCCGCTGATCCGGCTGGGGGTGATCGCGCCGCCGGCGGCCTTCATGGCCAGTGTGCGGCGGCGGATGCGGGCGGAGAGCTGGGGCCTGCCGCCGCTGACGGCCGAACTGGGTGCGGCCATGATCGAGACCGGGATCGCCGACGCCGTCTTGCCGGTGCTGCGCACCGAGGCGCTGGCGCGGCTCGAGATGACGCGGACCATTCTGGGTCTCGGGGCCATGCCGATGCCGGCAGGCGCGCCGCATGTGTGGCTGCCGCTCGATCCCTTGCGGGCCGAGCAATTGGCGCGACGGGCGAGCGAAGCCGGATTGCGGCTCGGAGCCCCTTCGACCATGCAGGTCGGCCCCGAGCCGGTCGGGGGCCTGCGCCTCTGCATTGTCGCGCCCCCCAATCGACGACAATTGGAAAGAGGATTGCGCATTCTGGCGCGGCTTCTGGTGGAGGACGAGGAGGTTCTCGTTTAG
- a CDS encoding SIMPL domain-containing protein — protein MRLSSALVPFALIATAIPAYAGSITIEGQGEVRAAPDMAMISSGVTTQGSTAREALDANTASMAELIAALKAEGIEARDIQTSGFSVSPNYVYSDARDENGYSLPPKINGYQVSNTVSVAVRDLAELGSILDKSVTVGANTINGVSFSVADPAELYNEARKSAFADARKKAELYATAAGATLGELESIVESQGFNSPQPYPMYARAEMAASAPVPVEAGEMSFAITVKVEWDLDNKAN, from the coding sequence ATGCGTCTATCGAGCGCCCTCGTACCCTTCGCCCTCATCGCCACCGCAATCCCGGCCTATGCCGGGTCGATCACCATCGAGGGTCAGGGCGAAGTGCGCGCCGCGCCGGACATGGCCATGATCAGCTCGGGCGTAACCACCCAGGGCAGCACCGCGCGCGAGGCGCTGGATGCCAACACCGCTTCCATGGCCGAACTGATCGCCGCCCTCAAGGCCGAGGGCATCGAGGCCCGCGACATCCAGACCTCGGGCTTTTCGGTGAGCCCGAACTATGTCTATTCGGACGCCCGCGACGAGAACGGCTACTCCCTGCCGCCCAAGATCAATGGCTACCAGGTGTCCAACACCGTCAGCGTTGCCGTGCGCGATCTTGCCGAACTCGGCTCAATCCTGGACAAGTCCGTTACCGTCGGCGCCAACACCATCAATGGCGTCAGCTTCTCGGTGGCTGACCCGGCCGAGCTTTACAATGAGGCCCGCAAGTCTGCCTTTGCCGATGCCCGCAAGAAGGCCGAACTTTATGCCACCGCCGCCGGCGCGACCCTCGGCGAGCTCGAATCTATCGTGGAAAGCCAGGGTTTTAACTCTCCCCAGCCCTATCCAATGTATGCCCGCGCCGAGATGGCTGCCTCCGCGCCCGTGCCGGTCGAAGCCGGCGAAATGAGCTTTGCCATCACCGTCAAGGTCGAGTGGGATTTGGACAACAAAGCCAACTAA
- a CDS encoding aldehyde dehydrogenase family protein, whose translation MTELHKNLIDGDWVGTDGIENINPSNLSDVVGVYARASVEEANRAIAAAKAAFPAWSRSGILERHAILRKTADEILARKQELGELLSREEGKTLPEGIGEVTRAGQIFDFFAGEVLRLAGEILPSVRPGVNVEITREPLGVIGIITPWNFPIAIPSWKIAPALAYGNTVVIKPADLVPGSTWAIVDILVRAGLPKGVLNLVMGKGSVVGQTMLDSKDVTAISFTGSVGTGKRVAAASIEHNRKFQLEMGGKNPTIVLDDADLKIAVESVAQSAFFSTGQRCTAASRVIVTEGIHDKFVEALAERTRNLRVGDALDKNTEIGPVVDPSQLKQDTDYIEIGKAEGARLVAGGERVKAATDGYFLQPTLFTEATNSMRIAREEIFGPVAAVIKAKDYEEALAISNDTDFGLSAGIVTTSLKYATHFKRNSEAGMVMVNVPTAGVDFHVPFGGRKGSSYGPREQGKYAAEFFTVVKTAYTAAG comes from the coding sequence ATGACCGAACTGCACAAGAACCTCATCGACGGCGACTGGGTGGGGACTGATGGGATTGAGAACATCAATCCCTCCAATCTCAGTGATGTGGTGGGCGTCTATGCCCGCGCTTCCGTCGAGGAGGCCAATCGGGCGATCGCTGCCGCCAAGGCAGCGTTTCCGGCCTGGTCGCGCTCGGGCATTCTCGAGCGCCACGCCATCCTGCGCAAGACCGCCGACGAGATCCTGGCGCGCAAGCAGGAACTGGGCGAGCTCTTGAGCCGCGAAGAGGGCAAGACGCTGCCAGAAGGCATTGGCGAGGTGACCCGCGCCGGCCAGATCTTCGATTTCTTTGCCGGCGAAGTGCTGCGTTTGGCGGGCGAGATCTTACCGTCCGTACGCCCGGGCGTGAATGTTGAAATCACCCGCGAGCCGCTGGGTGTCATCGGCATCATCACGCCGTGGAATTTCCCGATCGCCATTCCGTCCTGGAAGATCGCGCCGGCGCTGGCTTATGGCAACACCGTGGTGATCAAGCCGGCCGACCTCGTGCCGGGCTCGACCTGGGCGATTGTCGATATATTGGTGCGGGCCGGCCTGCCCAAGGGCGTCCTCAACCTCGTCATGGGCAAGGGCTCGGTCGTCGGCCAGACCATGCTCGACAGCAAGGACGTCACCGCGATCTCCTTCACCGGGTCGGTGGGGACGGGCAAGCGCGTGGCGGCCGCCTCGATCGAGCACAACCGCAAGTTCCAGCTGGAAATGGGCGGCAAGAACCCGACCATCGTGCTGGACGACGCCGACCTCAAGATCGCCGTCGAATCGGTGGCGCAGTCGGCCTTCTTCTCGACCGGCCAGCGCTGCACGGCGGCCTCGCGCGTGATCGTCACGGAAGGGATCCACGACAAATTCGTCGAGGCCCTGGCCGAGCGCACCCGCAATCTGCGTGTTGGCGATGCTCTCGACAAGAACACCGAGATCGGTCCCGTGGTCGATCCCAGCCAGCTCAAGCAGGACACCGATTATATCGAGATCGGCAAGGCCGAGGGCGCCAGGCTTGTCGCCGGCGGCGAGCGGGTGAAGGCGGCGACGGACGGCTACTTCCTGCAGCCGACGCTCTTTACCGAAGCCACAAACTCGATGCGCATTGCCCGCGAGGAAATCTTCGGGCCGGTTGCGGCGGTGATCAAGGCCAAGGACTATGAAGAGGCCCTGGCAATCTCCAACGACACCGATTTCGGCCTCAGTGCGGGTATCGTCACCACCTCGCTGAAATATGCGACGCACTTCAAGCGCAATTCGGAAGCGGGCATGGTGATGGTCAACGTGCCGACCGCGGGCGTCGACTTCCACGTGCCGTTCGGCGGGCGCAAGGGCTCGAGCTATGGCCCGCGCGAGCAGGGCAAATATGCGGCCGAGTTCTTCACCGTGGTGAAGACGGCCTATACCGCCGCGGGCTAA
- a CDS encoding DMT family transporter, protein MPSIPTQRYNPLHFLAAFASGGLLTLAVFVNGEAGRFGGAMFSSWLAHGVGTIVAIPLLALVWRDQRRAAAQASETVGKAPLWGYLGGIIGAATVMLTSTSVNSPLALAGTLALGLAGQVILSLAADFWGLLGLPRRRLDWRDAGAVALIAAGSLLIILFGLGAA, encoded by the coding sequence ATGCCCTCCATCCCGACGCAGCGGTACAACCCGCTGCATTTTCTTGCTGCCTTCGCCAGCGGCGGCCTCCTCACCCTTGCCGTCTTCGTCAATGGAGAAGCAGGCCGGTTCGGCGGGGCGATGTTCTCCTCCTGGCTGGCGCATGGCGTGGGGACAATCGTCGCCATTCCCCTGCTCGCCCTTGTCTGGCGCGACCAGCGCCGAGCCGCCGCCCAGGCCAGCGAAACAGTCGGCAAGGCCCCGCTTTGGGGCTATCTCGGCGGCATCATCGGCGCCGCGACGGTCATGCTGACCTCCACCTCGGTCAATTCGCCCCTCGCCCTCGCCGGCACGCTGGCGCTGGGTCTGGCCGGCCAGGTCATCCTCAGCCTCGCCGCCGATTTCTGGGGGCTGCTCGGCCTGCCCAGGCGCCGCCTCGATTGGCGCGACGCCGGTGCCGTTGCCCTCATCGCCGCCGGCTCCCTCCTCATCATCCTCTTCGGCCTCGGTGCGGCATGA
- a CDS encoding DMT family transporter, which produces MILPIFAAFIAGTLIILSRQVNGRLAMSTTPLISSFWNHIVGFVFLTLIGLVLGGLIPANLAEMPWWIYSGGAIGVVFVTAGSWLITRIGAVNSTIMVIAGQMVFGVIFDLLRGQPITLWACVLGVVLILAGMALTQRRP; this is translated from the coding sequence ATGATCCTTCCCATTTTCGCCGCCTTCATCGCCGGCACGCTGATCATCCTCAGCCGCCAGGTCAATGGCCGGCTGGCCATGTCCACGACGCCGCTGATCTCCTCGTTCTGGAACCACATCGTGGGCTTCGTTTTCCTCACGCTTATTGGTCTCGTGCTTGGCGGCCTTATTCCAGCCAATCTGGCTGAAATGCCCTGGTGGATCTATTCGGGCGGCGCTATCGGCGTGGTCTTCGTCACCGCCGGCTCCTGGCTCATCACCCGCATTGGTGCGGTCAATTCCACGATCATGGTCATCGCCGGCCAGATGGTCTTCGGGGTGATTTTCGATCTGTTGCGTGGCCAGCCGATCACCCTCTGGGCCTGCGTCCTCGGCGTGGTCCTGATCCTCGCCGGCATGGCCCTCACCCAGCGCCGGCCATAA
- a CDS encoding PLP-dependent aminotransferase family protein, protein MTASAFRLSARAETVKASEIRELLKLVGRPTMISFAGGIPDPSLFALGDFQAAAREIFAGPASAREALQYSTTEGFLPLRQWLADYMGKKGVAAGPDNILVTSGSQQALDLIGKLTLDQGDTVLVSRPSYLGALQCFTSYGARFAAHDAPLDVATDPAKLLYLIPDFANPDGRTMDRGARLAALSRAERLNALIVEDAAYTDLRYDGADLPPIAALDQQQSGSIELTRTLYCGTFSKTLSPGLRIGWVCGPAALIRKLALFKQGGDLHTATFNQRLMHHVALTGFEAQIERSRITYRARRNAMLSALERHAPPALRWTRPEGGMFIWLTLPEDIDATGLLSEAIAADIAFVPGGAFFTDGSGRNAMRLSFSLADEAQIEIGIYKLCALINAPRKKRAAMGR, encoded by the coding sequence ATGACCGCCAGCGCCTTCCGTCTTTCCGCCCGCGCCGAAACCGTCAAGGCCTCGGAAATCCGCGAACTGCTCAAGCTTGTCGGCCGCCCCACCATGATTTCCTTTGCCGGCGGCATTCCCGACCCCAGCCTCTTCGCCCTCGGCGATTTCCAGGCGGCGGCCCGCGAAATCTTTGCAGGCCCCGCCAGCGCCCGCGAGGCCCTGCAATATTCGACGACCGAGGGTTTTCTGCCGCTGCGCCAATGGCTTGCCGACTATATGGGCAAAAAGGGCGTCGCCGCCGGTCCGGACAATATCCTCGTCACCTCCGGCTCCCAGCAGGCGCTCGACCTCATCGGCAAGCTCACGCTCGACCAGGGCGACACTGTCCTCGTCTCCCGCCCGTCCTATCTCGGCGCGCTCCAGTGCTTTACGTCCTATGGCGCCCGCTTCGCTGCCCATGATGCACCGCTGGACGTGGCCACCGATCCGGCCAAGCTCCTCTATCTCATACCGGATTTCGCCAATCCCGATGGCCGCACGATGGACCGGGGCGCACGTCTAGCCGCCCTCAGCCGTGCCGAACGGCTCAATGCCCTCATCGTCGAGGACGCCGCCTATACCGATCTGCGCTATGACGGGGCCGACCTGCCGCCCATCGCCGCCCTCGACCAACAGCAATCGGGCTCGATCGAACTGACCCGCACCCTCTATTGCGGCACCTTCTCCAAGACGCTTTCCCCCGGCCTGCGCATCGGCTGGGTCTGCGGCCCGGCCGCCCTCATCCGCAAGCTGGCATTGTTCAAGCAGGGCGGCGATCTTCACACCGCCACCTTCAACCAGCGCCTCATGCATCATGTCGCCCTCACCGGCTTCGAGGCGCAGATCGAGCGCAGCCGCATCACCTATCGCGCCCGGCGCAATGCCATGCTCTCCGCGCTCGAGCGCCATGCCCCGCCTGCGCTGCGCTGGACGCGGCCGGAAGGGGGTATGTTCATCTGGCTCACACTGCCGGAAGACATTGATGCCACAGGGCTTTTGTCCGAAGCCATCGCCGCGGACATTGCCTTCGTGCCCGGCGGCGCCTTCTTCACCGATGGCTCCGGCCGCAATGCGATGCGCCTCAGCTTCTCGCTCGCCGACGAAGCCCAGATCGAAATCGGCATCTACAAGCTCTGCGCCCTTATCAACGCGCCGCGCAAGAAACGGGCCGCAATGGGCCGCTAG
- a CDS encoding fumarylacetoacetate hydrolase family protein — MGSNSIPGGVLIGRARVPGYAYPRIVTVRDGQLVDITTKGFATVRDIAESGKAAEHVRSANGKILGDAETVLGKPFNGPTDADQITLLSPIDLQAIKASGVTFVVSLLERVIEEQARGDKSRADDLRAEILDLIGTDLSQLVPGSDGAMKVKAALIEKGVWSQYLEVGIGPDAEIFTKGQPMSSVGHGAEVGLHPISSWNNPEPEVALLVTSRGEIIGATLGNDVNLRDVEGRSALLLGKAKDNNASASLGPFVRLFDGEFTLETISQSEIVLRVEGEDGFVLEGHSNMGQISRTPASLVEATIGGHHQYPDGLVLYLGTMFAPVKDRDGAGKGFTHKIGDIVSISTPSLGTLSNRVNLSTKCPPWTYGSSHLLRDLARADLL; from the coding sequence ATGGGCAGCAACTCGATCCCCGGCGGCGTCTTGATCGGACGCGCCCGCGTGCCGGGATACGCATATCCGCGTATCGTGACGGTGCGGGACGGACAATTGGTGGATATCACCACCAAGGGGTTCGCGACCGTCCGGGACATTGCCGAAAGCGGCAAGGCGGCTGAACATGTTCGCAGTGCAAACGGCAAAATCCTGGGTGACGCCGAGACGGTCCTCGGCAAGCCCTTCAATGGTCCGACCGATGCGGATCAAATTACCCTTCTCTCTCCCATCGATCTGCAGGCTATTAAGGCCTCCGGCGTCACCTTTGTCGTTTCGCTGCTCGAAAGAGTAATCGAAGAGCAGGCGCGCGGGGATAAGTCTCGCGCCGACGACTTGCGCGCCGAAATTCTCGACCTCATAGGCACCGATCTCAGCCAGCTGGTGCCGGGCTCTGATGGCGCCATGAAGGTCAAGGCGGCGCTGATCGAAAAGGGCGTCTGGAGCCAGTATCTGGAAGTGGGCATCGGCCCGGATGCGGAAATCTTCACCAAGGGCCAGCCGATGAGCTCGGTGGGCCATGGCGCCGAGGTTGGCCTCCACCCGATTTCGAGCTGGAACAATCCCGAGCCGGAAGTGGCGCTGCTGGTGACAAGCCGTGGCGAGATCATCGGCGCGACGCTTGGCAATGACGTCAATCTGCGCGACGTCGAAGGCCGTTCGGCCCTGCTCCTGGGCAAGGCCAAGGACAATAACGCTTCGGCTTCGCTGGGCCCGTTCGTGCGGCTCTTCGATGGCGAGTTCACGCTCGAAACGATCAGCCAGTCCGAGATCGTGCTCCGCGTCGAGGGCGAGGATGGCTTCGTGCTCGAAGGCCATTCCAATATGGGCCAGATCTCGCGCACCCCCGCGTCGCTGGTGGAAGCCACGATCGGCGGGCACCATCAATATCCCGATGGGCTGGTGCTCTATCTCGGCACCATGTTCGCGCCCGTCAAGGATCGCGACGGGGCCGGCAAGGGGTTCACCCACAAGATCGGCGACATTGTTTCGATTTCGACGCCGAGCCTGGGTACACTTTCGAACCGGGTGAACCTATCTACCAAATGCCCCCCCTGGACCTACGGCTCCAGCCATTTGCTGCGCGATCTGGCTCGCGCCGACCTTCTCTAG